In Triticum aestivum cultivar Chinese Spring chromosome 5B, IWGSC CS RefSeq v2.1, whole genome shotgun sequence, the following proteins share a genomic window:
- the LOC123114562 gene encoding sacsin-like: MDPGGTMLLEDFRQRVDLTRRIREVLANYPEGTTVLRELIQNTDDAGASRVHLCLDRRAHGARSLLAPSLAQWQGPALLAHNDAAFTDDDFASISCIGGSKKASQAWKTGRFGYARSLSPLSLPQ, encoded by the coding sequence ATGGATCCGGGCGGGACAATGCTGCTGGAGGACTTCAGGCAGCGGGTGGACCTGACGCGCCGCATCCGCGAGGTGCTGGCCAACTACCCGGAGGGCACCACCGTGCTGCGGGAGCTCATCCAGAACACTGACGACGCCGGGGCCTCGCGGGtccacctctgcctcgaccgccgCGCCCATGGGGCCCGCTCGCTGCTCGCCCCGTCCCTCGCGCAGTGGCAGGGCCCTGCCCTGCTCGCCCACAACGACGCTgccttcaccgacgacgacttcgcCAGCATCTCCTGCATCGGTGGCAGCAAGAAGGCCTCCCAGGCCTGGAAGACCGGCCGCTTCGGGTATGCGCGCTCCctgtcccccctctctctccctcagtAG